The following coding sequences are from one Bacteroidales bacterium WCE2008 window:
- a CDS encoding Nicotinamide mononucleotide transporter, which translates to MDIIQIIEIFAFVTGIVYIVLEIGQKNSMWAVGILTGVACSYSFAVQHLWASMGLNIYYVAMSIWGLYQWRQAGEALSAEDPDGATIHLAKPGKAVLLWSAVLMVIGTAGMIALLRALGDSSTVLDAVVAVMSAIGTWWLAKSYPQQWLIWIAADILSTVLCLTSGMYWMAVLYLAYTLSAIYGYWHWTKNGRYINTNK; encoded by the coding sequence ATGGATATAATCCAGATTATCGAGATATTCGCCTTCGTCACGGGGATCGTTTACATAGTCCTCGAGATCGGGCAGAAAAATTCAATGTGGGCAGTCGGCATCCTTACAGGTGTCGCCTGCTCATATTCTTTTGCGGTGCAGCACCTGTGGGCTTCCATGGGACTGAACATATATTACGTCGCCATGTCCATATGGGGCCTGTACCAGTGGCGGCAGGCCGGAGAGGCCCTTTCGGCCGAGGATCCTGACGGAGCGACCATCCATCTGGCGAAACCGGGGAAAGCGGTCCTCCTCTGGAGCGCCGTTCTCATGGTCATAGGCACTGCGGGCATGATCGCCCTGCTCCGGGCGCTCGGAGACAGTTCCACGGTGCTCGACGCGGTGGTGGCGGTCATGAGCGCTATCGGCACATGGTGGCTGGCGAAGTCGTACCCGCAGCAGTGGCTGATATGGATTGCCGCCGACATTCTTTCGACAGTCCTCTGCCTGACATCCGGCATGTACTGGATGGCAGTGCTTTATCTGGCCTACACGTTGTCGGCGATATACGGTTATTGGCACTGGACTAAAAACGGCCGCTATATCAATACCAATAAATAA
- a CDS encoding preprotein translocase subunit SecA, with the protein MAIADFLKMIFGSKSDRDMKQIKPILEKVLAAYPAIDKLSNDELRAHSEALKARIREVEAPFEKRIEEIKGELEKDIPVKKKEDLATESDRLVKEEDDAIEVILMEILPEAFAIMKSTARRFAENAEIEVTATDFDRKLSIDKDFVRIEERDGKDVAIYQNHWIAGGNEITWDMVHYDVQIVGGIVLHQGKIAEMATGEGKTLVATLPVFLNALAGKGVHVVTVNDYLSKRDSEWMGPLYMFHGLSVDCIDKHQPNSDERKRAYNCDITFGTNNEFGFDYLRDNMAVTMNDLVQRKHHFAIVDEVDSVLIDDARTPLIISGPVPKNTADEQFMEFRPYVERLYTMQRAFVTQTLNDAKKAIAAGDEAEGAKLLLRCQKGLPKYQPLIKFLSEPGMKLLLQKGENYYMQDNEREMPVVTDPLYFVISEQQHSVDMTDKGHELLAGMTGEADFFVLPDVGSKIAEIEKEDIDAAAKQEKKDALMEEFSLKSERVHTMIQLLKAYAMFQKDVDYVIMDGKVKIVDEQTGRIMEGRRWSDGLHQAVEAKENVKVEDPTQTFATITLQNYFRMYHKLAGMTGTAETEAGEFWSIYKLDVVVIPTNRPVIRDDQNDLIYKTKRAKYKAVIARVLELRKEGRPVLVGTTDVETSELLLRMMERAGIHDAQLLNAKQHQREAEIVARAGQSSTVTIATNMAGRGTDIKLSPEVKALGGLAIIGTERHDSRRVDRQLRGRAGRQGDPGSSTFYVSLEDKLMRLFGSERIAGIVDRMGMTEDDALESKMLSGRIEQAQRKVEENNFGIRKRLIEYDDVMNNQRNAIYSRRRNALSGERIEIDILNMMIETVDLFVERTDGMTYEDFSEYLMSQMSIDPGFDAAFYEKAKPAELRARLVEHMQDVYNRRMEALINRVNPVVKEVYEKQGKMYENIAIPITDGRRILRLGVNLKKAYENEGKEVAKALSKTLILWQIDEHWKNHLRDMDDLRQSVQNASYEQKDPLVVYKLESYNLFADMLEALNKDVLTFLFRSAIALREDAPATRAPQPRRSDMSQLQTNRNNLSTNGEQKANMPVKAGQKIGRNDPCPCGSGLKYKNCHGKGLV; encoded by the coding sequence ATGGCAATTGCTGATTTTTTGAAAATGATATTCGGGTCTAAGTCAGACCGCGATATGAAACAGATAAAGCCGATCCTCGAGAAGGTGCTGGCTGCATACCCGGCTATTGATAAACTATCCAATGACGAGTTGAGGGCTCATTCTGAGGCTCTCAAGGCCCGTATCCGCGAGGTTGAGGCACCGTTCGAGAAGAGGATAGAGGAGATAAAGGGCGAACTCGAAAAGGATATCCCGGTAAAGAAGAAGGAAGACCTTGCTACCGAGTCCGACAGACTCGTCAAGGAGGAGGATGACGCTATCGAGGTGATTCTCATGGAGATTCTTCCTGAGGCCTTCGCGATAATGAAGTCTACCGCGCGCAGATTTGCGGAGAACGCGGAGATAGAGGTCACCGCAACCGACTTCGACCGTAAACTCAGCATTGACAAGGATTTCGTAAGGATAGAAGAGCGCGACGGAAAGGATGTCGCAATCTACCAGAACCACTGGATCGCCGGCGGTAACGAGATTACCTGGGACATGGTCCATTATGACGTCCAGATAGTCGGCGGTATAGTACTCCACCAGGGTAAGATCGCCGAGATGGCGACCGGTGAGGGTAAGACCCTCGTCGCAACCCTTCCGGTATTCCTTAACGCACTCGCAGGAAAAGGCGTCCATGTAGTCACGGTCAACGACTACCTCTCCAAGCGTGACTCGGAGTGGATGGGCCCTCTCTATATGTTCCACGGTCTTTCTGTAGACTGTATAGACAAGCACCAGCCGAACAGTGACGAACGTAAGCGCGCATACAACTGCGACATTACTTTCGGTACCAACAACGAGTTCGGTTTCGACTATCTTCGTGACAATATGGCAGTAACGATGAACGACCTCGTGCAGAGGAAGCATCATTTTGCCATCGTCGACGAGGTCGACTCCGTGCTCATCGATGATGCCCGTACTCCGCTTATCATCTCCGGACCTGTTCCGAAGAACACTGCCGACGAGCAGTTCATGGAGTTCAGGCCTTATGTCGAAAGGCTCTACACCATGCAGAGGGCTTTCGTCACCCAGACTCTCAACGATGCAAAGAAAGCTATAGCCGCAGGCGACGAGGCAGAAGGCGCCAAGCTCCTTCTCCGTTGCCAGAAGGGACTTCCGAAATACCAGCCGCTCATCAAATTCCTCAGCGAGCCCGGCATGAAGCTTCTTCTCCAGAAGGGCGAAAACTATTATATGCAGGATAACGAAAGGGAAATGCCTGTCGTTACCGACCCGCTCTACTTCGTGATCAGCGAGCAGCAGCACTCCGTAGACATGACCGACAAGGGTCATGAACTCCTTGCCGGAATGACCGGCGAAGCCGATTTCTTCGTACTCCCTGATGTCGGAAGCAAGATCGCCGAGATCGAGAAGGAGGACATCGATGCTGCCGCCAAGCAGGAGAAGAAGGATGCGCTTATGGAGGAGTTCTCCCTCAAGAGCGAGCGCGTGCATACGATGATCCAGCTCCTGAAGGCTTACGCCATGTTCCAGAAGGATGTGGATTACGTCATCATGGACGGCAAAGTCAAGATCGTCGACGAGCAGACCGGCCGTATAATGGAAGGCCGCCGCTGGAGCGACGGTCTGCACCAGGCAGTCGAGGCCAAGGAGAATGTCAAGGTCGAGGATCCGACCCAGACTTTCGCCACCATCACCCTGCAGAACTACTTCAGAATGTACCATAAACTCGCCGGTATGACCGGTACCGCCGAGACAGAGGCGGGCGAGTTCTGGTCAATCTATAAACTCGACGTTGTCGTCATCCCTACCAACCGTCCGGTAATCCGCGACGACCAGAATGACCTCATATACAAGACCAAGCGCGCCAAATACAAGGCTGTCATCGCAAGAGTCCTCGAACTCCGCAAGGAGGGCCGTCCGGTCCTCGTCGGTACTACCGATGTCGAGACTTCCGAACTCCTGCTCCGAATGATGGAGCGCGCAGGTATCCATGATGCCCAGTTGCTCAACGCCAAGCAGCACCAGCGCGAGGCTGAGATAGTCGCACGTGCCGGCCAGTCCAGCACCGTCACTATCGCCACCAACATGGCCGGCCGTGGTACCGATATCAAGCTTTCTCCAGAGGTCAAGGCCCTCGGAGGACTTGCGATCATAGGTACGGAACGCCACGACAGCCGTCGAGTCGACCGCCAGCTGCGTGGTCGTGCAGGACGTCAGGGAGACCCGGGATCTTCAACCTTCTACGTATCCCTCGAGGATAAGCTGATGCGTCTTTTCGGTTCCGAAAGGATAGCCGGAATCGTGGACAGGATGGGAATGACCGAAGACGATGCTCTCGAAAGCAAGATGCTCTCCGGCAGGATCGAGCAGGCGCAGCGCAAGGTCGAGGAGAACAACTTCGGTATCCGTAAGAGACTTATCGAGTACGATGACGTTATGAACAATCAGCGTAACGCTATCTACTCGCGCCGCCGTAACGCCCTCTCAGGTGAGAGGATTGAGATCGACATCCTCAATATGATGATCGAGACAGTCGATCTCTTCGTAGAGAGGACCGACGGCATGACATACGAGGACTTCTCCGAGTACCTTATGAGCCAGATGTCCATAGATCCGGGCTTCGATGCCGCTTTCTATGAGAAGGCCAAGCCGGCAGAGCTCAGAGCAAGGCTCGTAGAGCATATGCAGGACGTTTACAACCGCAGGATGGAGGCTCTTATCAACAGAGTCAATCCTGTAGTCAAGGAGGTATATGAGAAGCAGGGCAAGATGTATGAGAATATCGCTATTCCTATCACTGACGGCCGCCGTATCCTCAGACTCGGAGTAAATCTCAAGAAGGCTTATGAGAACGAAGGCAAGGAAGTTGCCAAGGCTCTCAGCAAGACTCTTATCCTCTGGCAGATCGACGAGCACTGGAAGAACCATCTCCGTGATATGGACGACCTTCGCCAGAGCGTACAGAATGCCTCATATGAGCAGAAGGATCCGCTTGTAGTATATAAGCTCGAGAGCTACAATCTCTTTGCAGACATGCTCGAGGCTCTCAATAAGGATGTGCTGACTTTCCTCTTCCGCAGCGCTATCGCACTCCGTGAAGACGCTCCTGCGACAAGAGCTCCGCAGCCTCGCCGCTCGGATATGAGTCAGCTCCAGACAAACAGGAACAACCTTTCAACAAATGGCGAGCAGAAGGCCAATATGCCGGTAAAGGCGGGACAGAAAATAGGCCGTAACGATCCGTGTCCATGCGGTTCCGGTCTCAAGTACAAGAACTGCCACGGTAAAGGCCTCGTCTAA
- a CDS encoding fructose-bisphosphate aldolase, class II has protein sequence MVSYKEIGLVNTREMFKKAVAGGYAIPAFNFNNMEQLQAIIQAAAEEKSPVILQVSKGARNYANPTLLRYMAEGAVAYAKELGWENPQIVLHLDHGDSFETCKSCVDMGFSSVMIDASALPYEENVALSKKVVDYAHQFDVTVEAELGVLAGVEDEVAAEESHYTRPEEVIDFATRTGCDSLAISVGTSHGAYKFKPEQCTRDPKTGRLVPPPLAFDVLHEIEKKLPGFPIVLHGSSSVPQEYVDIINEYGGKLPDAVGIPEEQLREASKSAVCKINIDSDSRLAMTAAIRKVLAEKPGEFDPRKYLGPARDEMKKLYIHKIVNVLGSNNKA, from the coding sequence ATGGTATCTTACAAAGAAATTGGCCTTGTAAACACAAGAGAGATGTTCAAGAAGGCCGTTGCAGGCGGATATGCAATCCCTGCATTCAACTTCAACAATATGGAGCAGCTTCAGGCTATCATCCAGGCCGCTGCCGAAGAGAAATCTCCTGTTATCCTCCAGGTATCAAAGGGTGCACGTAACTATGCAAATCCTACCCTTCTCCGTTATATGGCTGAAGGTGCTGTAGCATATGCCAAGGAGCTCGGCTGGGAGAATCCTCAGATCGTTCTTCACCTTGACCACGGCGACAGCTTCGAGACTTGCAAGAGCTGCGTTGACATGGGCTTCTCTTCAGTGATGATCGATGCTTCTGCTCTTCCTTACGAGGAGAATGTCGCTCTTTCAAAGAAGGTTGTCGACTATGCTCACCAGTTCGATGTAACTGTAGAGGCTGAGCTTGGCGTTCTCGCCGGCGTTGAGGATGAGGTTGCTGCTGAGGAGTCTCACTATACACGTCCTGAGGAAGTTATCGACTTCGCTACCCGCACTGGCTGCGACTCCCTCGCTATCTCTGTAGGTACTTCCCACGGTGCATACAAGTTCAAACCAGAGCAGTGCACCCGCGACCCTAAGACCGGTCGTCTCGTTCCACCACCGCTCGCATTCGACGTTCTCCACGAGATCGAGAAGAAGCTCCCTGGCTTCCCAATCGTTCTCCACGGTTCTTCTTCAGTTCCACAGGAGTATGTTGACATCATCAACGAGTATGGCGGAAAGCTTCCTGACGCAGTAGGTATCCCTGAGGAGCAGCTTCGCGAGGCTTCCAAGAGCGCTGTCTGCAAGATCAACATCGACTCTGACTCCCGTCTCGCAATGACCGCTGCTATCCGCAAGGTCCTCGCTGAGAAGCCAGGTGAGTTCGATCCACGTAAGTACCTCGGTCCTGCACGTGACGAAATGAAGAAACTTTACATCCACAAGATCGTAAACGTTCTCGGATCCAACAACAAAGCCTAA
- a CDS encoding Outer membrane cobalamin receptor protein: MRKLLTITATLIACGAPAVHAQSLSDTLEIKESLVSAFRIDNTLAGQHILSDKIQAAPNLADAIRLFSGIQLKDYGGVGGLKTINVRSLGSEHTTVMIDGIPIENAQNMQVDLGRFNAYSFRRMDLDSAPHYGYLRSAREMGAGSSLNLSTDYADLYGKTDSFIVRLHGGAFGTFSPSASWRHHGKTYGMSFNASLRTANGRYRFHEKKYIDVPGGIAGYDTVMTRQNCDLTSVTLDWNLLALIDGRLRVKAYYYGSGRGLPGPVIRRAQGAITSKDRQDDHNAFLQASYESYSLPLQFKIQGKVGYDYLWYRTDPEHDPQALPISNHFRQTSAYLSAAASGQLATDLHYKFAADFQYNYLDSDMADFAFPNRFTTWLAAGMDFNIDPVYVDATAVYELARDWFRKGSDVGGWSLANATRDKFSPSLNLKWVPIWNVLSFHAYARRTYRLPSFNDLYYTAVGNSRLEPETADQFGLKGLFQYRLSRTMLSELNVEGYHNNLTDKIVAIPTSNLFRWTMYNIGKVKVDGLEVKYGLSYDKGEFSSDPKMDGFDIVFKYTWQRARDYSNQKSVTYMNQIPYTPIHSGSVSASAVRKGWRIDLSAITATKRWYNSTNLPEYELDPYMTIDVWMSKIIPVREGNLTLRLSLNNILNEQYEVVNRYPMPGFNALATIEYSF, from the coding sequence ATGCGCAAATTATTGACCATAACTGCAACCCTTATTGCCTGCGGGGCTCCCGCAGTCCATGCACAGTCCCTCTCCGACACTCTCGAGATAAAGGAGTCGCTTGTCTCGGCTTTCCGTATCGACAATACTCTCGCCGGCCAGCATATACTTTCCGACAAGATCCAGGCAGCACCGAACCTTGCTGACGCGATACGCCTCTTCTCGGGAATCCAGCTGAAGGATTACGGAGGAGTAGGCGGACTCAAGACAATCAATGTGCGCAGTCTCGGCAGCGAACATACTACGGTAATGATCGACGGGATTCCGATCGAGAATGCGCAGAACATGCAGGTCGATCTCGGGAGGTTCAATGCTTATTCTTTCCGGAGGATGGATCTGGATTCGGCCCCGCACTACGGCTATTTGCGTTCCGCCAGAGAGATGGGAGCCGGGAGTTCGCTGAATCTTTCTACAGATTATGCCGATTTATATGGAAAGACTGATTCTTTCATAGTTCGTCTCCATGGCGGCGCATTCGGAACGTTCTCCCCTTCCGCATCGTGGAGGCATCACGGGAAGACTTATGGAATGTCTTTCAATGCAAGCCTGCGCACTGCCAACGGCCGCTACCGCTTCCATGAAAAAAAATATATTGACGTCCCTGGAGGTATTGCGGGCTACGATACTGTAATGACCAGACAGAATTGCGACCTCACTTCGGTGACCCTGGACTGGAACCTGCTTGCCTTAATAGACGGACGTCTGAGAGTAAAGGCATATTACTATGGCTCTGGCCGCGGTCTCCCCGGTCCCGTAATACGAAGGGCGCAGGGCGCCATCACTAGCAAGGACAGGCAGGACGACCACAATGCTTTTCTCCAGGCCAGCTATGAATCATACAGTCTGCCGCTTCAGTTTAAGATCCAGGGAAAAGTCGGATATGACTATCTCTGGTATCGAACAGATCCGGAACATGATCCTCAGGCTCTTCCGATCAGCAACCATTTCCGCCAGACTTCGGCCTATCTCAGCGCCGCGGCAAGCGGACAGCTGGCTACTGACCTGCACTATAAGTTCGCGGCGGATTTCCAGTATAATTATCTGGATTCGGACATGGCGGATTTCGCTTTTCCTAACAGGTTTACTACCTGGCTTGCAGCGGGAATGGATTTCAATATCGATCCTGTATACGTGGACGCTACAGCCGTTTACGAGCTGGCCAGAGACTGGTTCAGGAAAGGGAGTGATGTCGGAGGCTGGTCTCTCGCCAATGCCACCCGGGATAAGTTCTCACCTTCTTTGAATCTAAAGTGGGTGCCGATCTGGAATGTACTCAGTTTCCATGCTTATGCCCGTCGCACATACCGGCTTCCTTCGTTCAATGATTTGTATTACACGGCCGTAGGCAATTCAAGGCTTGAACCGGAAACGGCTGACCAGTTCGGACTCAAAGGTCTTTTCCAGTACCGTCTGAGCCGGACTATGCTTTCTGAACTCAACGTAGAGGGATACCATAACAATCTGACAGACAAGATCGTGGCTATACCGACTTCGAATCTGTTCCGCTGGACCATGTATAACATCGGAAAGGTCAAGGTAGACGGCCTGGAGGTCAAATACGGACTGTCATACGATAAGGGAGAATTCAGTTCTGACCCGAAGATGGACGGCTTCGACATAGTCTTCAAATATACCTGGCAGAGAGCCCGGGACTACAGTAATCAGAAGTCTGTCACATATATGAACCAGATACCATACACTCCTATCCACAGCGGCTCGGTTTCCGCGTCTGCAGTCCGCAAGGGCTGGAGGATCGACCTCAGCGCCATAACAGCTACAAAGCGCTGGTACAATTCCACAAACCTTCCGGAATATGAGCTCGACCCATATATGACCATCGACGTCTGGATGTCCAAGATCATTCCTGTAAGGGAAGGCAATCTCACCCTGCGTCTGTCCCTCAACAATATCCTGAACGAACAGTACGAGGTCGTGAACCGCTACCCTATGCCGGGTTTCAACGCTCTTGCAACAATTGAATACAGTTTCTGA
- a CDS encoding FKBP-type peptidyl-prolyl cis-trans isomerase FklB, whose protein sequence is MDKKSYALGMSIAHNMLGSGVKGINFDDFCAGVKATLNGEEPAVSYEEAGRLLDEYFSNIEAERAAEEAEIGEAMKKDGEAFLAENLKKAGVVALASGLQYKILKAGNGRKPGKTSQVRCNYEGKFTNGQIFDSSYKRGEPAVFGVNQVIAGWTEALQLMSEGSEWELYIPYNLAYGETGAHGAIPPYAALIFKVELIEVL, encoded by the coding sequence ATGGATAAGAAAAGTTACGCATTGGGCATGAGCATCGCCCACAATATGCTCGGATCAGGAGTAAAGGGAATCAACTTCGACGATTTCTGCGCCGGAGTCAAGGCTACCCTTAACGGCGAAGAGCCTGCCGTATCATACGAAGAGGCCGGCCGTCTTCTGGACGAGTATTTCTCAAATATAGAGGCTGAACGCGCGGCTGAGGAAGCTGAAATCGGAGAGGCTATGAAGAAAGACGGCGAGGCCTTCCTTGCCGAGAACCTCAAGAAAGCCGGAGTTGTCGCCCTCGCCAGCGGTCTGCAGTACAAGATCCTCAAGGCCGGCAACGGCCGCAAGCCTGGAAAGACTTCCCAGGTGCGCTGCAACTATGAGGGCAAATTCACCAACGGCCAGATCTTCGACAGCTCATACAAGAGAGGAGAACCGGCAGTATTCGGCGTCAACCAGGTCATCGCCGGCTGGACCGAGGCTCTTCAGCTGATGTCCGAAGGTTCCGAGTGGGAGCTCTATATCCCATATAACCTCGCATACGGCGAGACCGGAGCCCATGGCGCCATCCCTCCGTACGCTGCCCTGATCTTCAAGGTCGAGCTGATCGAGGTGCTTTAA
- a CDS encoding Polymer-forming protein, whose amino-acid sequence MAKTMEQSVNVNEVSRISTGTSMKGEINSPNDIRIDGSFDGKIISKGRVVIGDKAVISGDIICDNVDFWGKMTGSLYVRDTLALKDGCVVNGDLHVKRLSVELGARFEGNCKMLKDGEFEKVAGEVSAAAPASASGAASSAASSPVHSSSKSNLGGVSLK is encoded by the coding sequence ATGGCCAAGACAATGGAACAGTCTGTAAATGTAAATGAAGTCAGTAGAATTTCTACCGGCACCAGCATGAAGGGAGAGATTAATTCTCCTAACGACATCCGTATCGATGGTAGCTTCGATGGAAAGATCATCTCGAAGGGAAGGGTAGTGATAGGCGACAAAGCCGTCATCAGCGGAGACATCATCTGCGATAATGTGGACTTCTGGGGAAAGATGACCGGATCCCTCTATGTACGTGATACTCTTGCTCTTAAAGACGGTTGCGTTGTCAATGGTGACCTCCACGTAAAGAGACTTTCAGTTGAGCTCGGTGCCCGCTTCGAGGGTAACTGCAAGATGCTCAAGGACGGAGAGTTCGAGAAGGTGGCCGGAGAAGTGTCCGCCGCCGCTCCTGCATCGGCTTCCGGAGCTGCATCTTCCGCAGCTTCGTCACCAGTGCACAGCTCTTCCAAGTCTAATCTCGGAGGCGTTTCCTTAAAGTAA
- a CDS encoding BadF-type ATPase yields MKIIVDSGATKAGWTSLGPDGAVCVYTAGLNLSTADATSVRRIVRDAAEKLGRPENVSGIYFYGAGIIAAPAALDAALSEAFPGARVEYASDLLGAARAVFGRRPGIACILGTGSNSCFYDGENVVRNLHPCGFVLGDEGGGSSLGKRFVADYLKEMLPAEVARDFGEKFEVDYMTVVRNVYKGEAPARYLASFAPYVLSWYGKDEAVSRIVEDNFRDFIRKFLLRYDTAGNEVGVVGGFAAAAENVLRKVAEQEGVRIGKVMADPMPGLIHFYGID; encoded by the coding sequence ATGAAAATCATCGTAGATAGCGGCGCTACCAAGGCCGGGTGGACATCCCTCGGCCCTGACGGCGCTGTCTGCGTATATACGGCCGGACTGAATCTCTCCACCGCCGACGCTACATCTGTGCGGAGGATAGTCAGAGATGCCGCCGAAAAACTCGGCCGTCCGGAGAACGTCTCCGGCATATATTTCTACGGAGCCGGGATCATAGCAGCGCCGGCAGCGCTTGACGCTGCGCTCTCGGAAGCATTCCCCGGTGCGAGGGTAGAGTATGCTTCAGACCTGCTCGGGGCTGCCAGAGCGGTATTCGGGCGCCGTCCCGGAATCGCATGCATACTCGGGACCGGCTCGAATTCATGTTTCTATGACGGCGAAAATGTCGTCCGCAACCTGCATCCGTGCGGGTTTGTACTCGGAGACGAGGGCGGAGGCTCTTCGCTGGGAAAGCGTTTCGTGGCGGATTATCTGAAAGAGATGCTGCCGGCTGAGGTCGCAAGGGACTTCGGCGAGAAGTTCGAGGTCGATTACATGACCGTAGTACGCAATGTCTACAAAGGAGAGGCTCCGGCAAGATATCTAGCGTCTTTCGCCCCGTATGTGCTTTCGTGGTACGGGAAGGATGAGGCTGTGAGCCGTATTGTGGAAGATAATTTCCGCGACTTCATAAGAAAGTTCCTGCTCCGGTATGATACCGCCGGGAATGAGGTCGGAGTCGTCGGCGGATTTGCCGCCGCGGCCGAGAACGTGCTCAGGAAGGTCGCGGAGCAGGAGGGCGTGAGAATCGGCAAAGTCATGGCCGACCCGATGCCCGGACTGATTCATTTTTATGGGATTGATTAA
- a CDS encoding DNA replication and repair protein RecR: MGLIKDTYPSRLLEDAVEAIGSLPGVGKRSALRLALHLLRQPSENVHRFTDAINHLRDDARYCKTCMMISDGEECSICSDKSRDRRTICVVENVRDVMSIENTGQYHGLYHVLGGIISPINGIGPSDLTVSELVSRVAGLAEEDPDSVEVIMALSGDVEGETTAFYIYRQISRFGVRVSSLARGLGFGADLEYADELTLGRSIVARQPFKA, from the coding sequence ATGGGATTGATTAAAGATACATATCCATCCAGACTGCTGGAGGACGCTGTCGAGGCTATCGGCTCTCTGCCGGGCGTCGGCAAGCGCAGCGCGCTCAGGCTTGCGCTGCATCTGCTCCGCCAGCCTTCGGAAAACGTGCACCGGTTCACGGATGCGATCAACCATCTGCGCGATGACGCGCGCTACTGCAAGACTTGCATGATGATCTCCGACGGAGAAGAATGCTCGATCTGCTCTGACAAGAGCAGGGACAGGCGGACCATCTGCGTCGTCGAGAATGTGCGCGATGTCATGAGCATAGAAAATACCGGCCAGTACCATGGACTATACCATGTCCTCGGGGGGATAATCTCTCCGATCAACGGTATAGGACCGTCGGACCTGACAGTGTCGGAACTGGTCTCCAGAGTCGCCGGCCTTGCGGAGGAAGATCCTGATTCGGTCGAGGTCATCATGGCCCTCAGCGGAGACGTCGAGGGGGAGACTACCGCGTTTTATATCTATCGGCAGATCAGCAGGTTCGGAGTCAGGGTTTCTTCTCTGGCGAGAGGGCTCGGATTCGGTGCGGACCTGGAATATGCCGACGAACTTACGCTCGGACGTTCGATTGTCGCCAGACAACCGTTCAAGGCTTGA